One part of the Luteitalea sp. genome encodes these proteins:
- a CDS encoding type I 3-dehydroquinate dehydratase, giving the protein MGLPARLCGTVTAATVQDLRRARDEVGPLVDLVELRLDGVQEPEVAAVLAGRQRPVVVSCRPVWEGGQFEGPEEAREQLLTAALTGGAEFVDVEWRASFRERLLERDPSRVVVSFHDFEGVPADLAALVQAMADSRAAVVKVAVRVERLASLLPLLALGEQYRDRGVVVIGMGVAGVPSRVLAARFGSRWTYGGEGVAPGQLPVARLREEFRLDRITRASTIYAVVGCPVGHSLSPAMHNAAFAELGIDAAYVPCESPDFDDFLTFAEAMDLRGCSVTAPFKRSALAAAASRSALAEQLGVANTLRRSRDGWEARNTDVEGFLAPLRARHSLQGIAASVLGGGGAARAVVAGLVGEGVEVTVHARRREQAEAVAAFGARVGGWPPQPDGWDLLVNATPVGTWPQVDALPLSTACLRGSPPAPADAGRPGRIVYDLVTNPQETRLLREAQAHGHETIPGLEMLVVQAARQCEWWTGRPAPVEAMREAALRRLRAE; this is encoded by the coding sequence ATGGGCTTACCAGCGCGCTTGTGCGGGACGGTGACGGCAGCCACGGTCCAGGACCTTCGTCGCGCCCGCGACGAGGTCGGTCCCCTCGTGGACTTGGTCGAGCTGCGCCTGGACGGCGTCCAGGAGCCGGAAGTCGCGGCGGTCCTCGCAGGGCGGCAGCGGCCTGTCGTCGTTTCGTGTCGTCCGGTCTGGGAGGGTGGACAGTTCGAGGGGCCGGAGGAAGCGCGCGAGCAACTGCTCACCGCTGCGCTGACCGGTGGGGCGGAGTTCGTGGACGTGGAATGGCGCGCCTCGTTTCGAGAGCGCCTTCTGGAGCGCGATCCGTCGCGCGTGGTGGTGTCGTTCCACGACTTCGAAGGCGTGCCGGCCGATCTTGCCGCCCTGGTCCAGGCCATGGCTGACAGCCGAGCCGCGGTGGTGAAGGTCGCCGTACGGGTAGAGCGGCTGGCGAGCCTCCTTCCACTCCTGGCGCTCGGCGAGCAATATCGCGATCGCGGTGTGGTCGTCATCGGCATGGGCGTCGCGGGTGTGCCGAGCCGGGTGCTCGCCGCTCGCTTCGGCTCGCGCTGGACGTATGGCGGAGAAGGCGTCGCCCCAGGTCAGCTGCCGGTCGCTCGTCTGCGCGAGGAGTTTCGCCTCGACCGGATCACGCGCGCGTCGACGATCTACGCCGTTGTTGGATGCCCGGTCGGCCATTCGCTCTCGCCTGCGATGCACAACGCGGCGTTCGCGGAGCTGGGCATCGACGCCGCGTACGTCCCCTGTGAATCGCCGGACTTCGATGACTTCCTGACCTTTGCCGAAGCCATGGACCTTCGTGGCTGCAGCGTGACGGCGCCGTTCAAGCGATCAGCGCTTGCGGCCGCCGCTTCTCGCTCTGCGTTGGCCGAACAACTCGGTGTCGCGAACACCTTGCGGCGCAGCCGAGATGGCTGGGAGGCGCGCAACACGGACGTGGAGGGGTTTCTCGCGCCGCTTCGAGCGCGCCACTCGTTACAGGGGATCGCTGCGTCGGTCCTCGGCGGCGGTGGCGCCGCCCGCGCCGTGGTCGCGGGTCTGGTCGGCGAAGGCGTGGAGGTCACCGTCCACGCGCGGCGGCGCGAGCAGGCGGAAGCCGTGGCTGCCTTTGGGGCTCGCGTTGGCGGCTGGCCGCCGCAACCGGACGGCTGGGACTTACTCGTCAATGCGACCCCAGTCGGGACCTGGCCCCAAGTCGATGCGCTCCCGCTGTCTACGGCGTGCCTCCGCGGATCGCCGCCGGCGCCGGCGGACGCCGGCCGGCCCGGGCGGATCGTCTACGACCTCGTGACGAACCCGCAGGAGACACGGCTGCTGCGCGAGGCACAGGCGCACGGGCACGAGACGATTCCGGGGCTCGAGATGCTCGTGGTGCAGGCCGCGCGCCAGTGTGAGTGGTGGACCGGCCGGCCCGCGCCGGTCGAGGCCATGCGGGAGGCGGCGCTCCGGCGCCTTCGAGCGGAGTGA